From Leptodactylus fuscus isolate aLepFus1 chromosome 11, aLepFus1.hap2, whole genome shotgun sequence, one genomic window encodes:
- the BCORL1 gene encoding BCL-6 corepressor-like protein 1 isoform X2 — translation MISAAPLYGGVHNWTSADRVRMCGINEDRRTTLSDEESKSSSAQHLGSEERCVSSVLSKVDLLPATNQSDALMLQDVGATQVETGQKPEDKPPDRSEPEPAGAIPSSKVCNNVSPPEGKAATNVSENSIQAASSRHSKKAEPARTAVQEKAAGPEHPAAQTTDADSSGKQKTILGPGLQIAGQPVDTSHAVVSSGFPFTMSRICFSTTQVPNVQKLPLSFTSGAVLTPSQPLVYIPPPSCGQPLSVTTLPTTFGVTSTLTLPIMPTCLTDLQSHAFASTLGRPLTTDPKVVPAELNKPATTAAPTVSLTNSNSMTSTADSSSICTDTSPSTLSAVQTLSAHPTLPVVSVNPVSLASYSRTPNLEPQNDSSSSSSSSVSPLKSPPQLEREMISPQDSYEMPLDLSSKSHRHKHAPPNQRKTPPMPVLTPVHTSGRPPLSTVLSRSDCSTQNPAPISFTSSSVSQNLRGVPPLVMFPEFLRNGDPVSSQLVGASGSWIKNSTLISTIPGTYVGVANPVPASLLLNKDSSLSLSTDSRHLAKQEPISIIDQGEPKNSGSCGKKNSQTGVDGQQSTEKRHLHARPTAVNSLCSSKDWTLPGHGTVHPKCPLNGKPSNSQVLPVTWSPYHQTSVLSIGIPATGTLHPNQGSHQRLPMGEFTLYSSILPAESKVAPPKSLGDTSTQQKSTTTPAAAHEPDLLAKARTCDSVSKPRKSHVNKTLLAPKPAAGNAALYLQPGLPDKADGNAEGRQGTEGSAALNKLPEKQNCKEDKIRPPKLSCSRKAFGDTKPKNKVLASYMTNDPLAVAQRKDSGHIFPLLSQESNKKDAKSDVSQDQPGHRKRGHKKAHAPVDTQPCVQEVDLSKVKIERVDDDENFGCLPSFNSASWSPVEIPPITKVKAKVKKEPGLRGRGKRLEEVTPTKPAPQKSKCKVKEKEENLEKSLQEPPKKKGKKQQSVTSLEKKEHTSPKSQKEPAGTKVRRQRRRAIKSEPLDPELDPATPERKSKNSFKDFIPVVLKSRTRSQTGIYGFQDIASPLVDTLRTEEEEEEALDEACAPYKRRKLRKNCRPGRPRKFTVIKQEPEPEFISPVIQDSWELSSRGLDTGKAAILEQDDNGEEDGTLRRRKRRRKKNSKYQNGEYLTEKEEEEVSQYYCRRRARTDFRKRKLSPDQAGEILRSNQRQTDLRNSSFRGSLEDSLQILEKPSGKRKCKTKHLGGSTDEEAKGRGRRSSLSPKSTPTKSPRKNYEPGTPCRSRRTNSFGSCDQNMPPEARRLIVNKNAGETLLQRAARLGYKDVVLYCLQRDQGDINHRDNAGYTALHEACARGWTSILQILLENGANVNCSAQDGTRPIHDAVVNDNLETVWLLLSYGADPTLATYSGQTPMKLASSEAMRTFLSDYLSDLRGRSDGDPRASWDFYSSSVLDPKDEIGHDILLDTSETSKEEEEEGEKQEEDNFLFEFSDTPLISCYNLHVSLTSGPSNWFLVSDVLKKLKLSSRIFQARYPNFEIASMQKKEFTRQVFSSQILTPAEGMDLWPQDSGEMVELVKYEPELIRLLGSAVEFQCVNS, via the exons ATGATATCGGCTGCCCCGCTCTATGGTGGTGTGCACAACTGGACCAGCGCCGACCGTGTGCGTATGTGCGGCATCAACGAGGACAG GAGGACTACACTGTCTGATGAGGAGTCAAAGTCTAGCAGTGCCCAGCACCTGGGGTCTGAAGAGCGTTGTGTGAGCAGTGTCCTCTCCAAG GTGGATTTATTACCTGCAACCAACCAAAGTGATGCCCTGATGCTGCAGGACGTTGGTGCTACACAGGTGGAAACTGGGCAAAAACCGGAGGACAAACCGCCAGACCGCAGCGAGCCAGAGCCGGCAGGCGCTATCCCATCGTCTAAAGTGTGTAATAATGTATCACCACCTGAGGGCAAAGCAGCCACCAACGTGTCTGAGAACTCTATCCAAGCAGCTTCAAGCAGACACAGTAAAAAAGCAGAACCTGCAAGGACTGCAGTGCAAGAGAAGGCCGCAGGGCCGGAACACCCCGCTGCCCAGACTACCGATGCAGACTCTTCTGGAAAGCAAAAGACTATCCTGGGCCCTGGATTACAAATCGCAGGTCAACCTGTAGACACCTCACATGCTGTTGTTTCCTCTGGGTTTCCCTTCACTATGAGCAGAATCTGCTTTTCCACCACTCAGGTCCCTAATGTGCAGAAGCTTCCTCTGTCCTTCACCTCTGGTGCCGTTTTGACACCAAGCCAACCCCTAGTTTACATCCCACcccccagctgtggacagccccTCAGTGTAACTACCTTACCGACCACATTTGGAGTGACGTCAACTCTAACCCTTCCCATCATGCCCACCTGCTTGACAGATCTGCAGTCACACGCTTTTGCTTCAACTCTGGGAAGGCCGTTGACCACTGACCCCAAAGTGGTCCCTGCAGAGTTGAATAAACCAGCGACGACGGCGGCTCCTACTGTCTCACTCACCAACAGCAATAGTATGACTTCTACAGCGGACAGTTCTTCCATCTGCACTGATACATCCCCCTCCACCCTGTCGGCCGTACAGACTCTCTCTGCACACCCCACCCTTCCAGTTGTCAGTGTGAACCCTGTCTCTCTCGCTTCCTATTCCAGAACTCCTAACCTAGAACCGCAGAAcgattcctcctcctcttcatcgtCTTCTGTCTCTCCATTAAAGTCCCCTCCACAGCTCGAAAGGGAGATGATCTCTCCCCAAGACTCTTATGAAATGCCTTTGGATTTGTCCTCTAAGTCTCACCGCCATAAACATGCTCCACCTAACCAACGTAAAACTCCACCCATGCCAGTGTTAACCCCAGTGCATACCAGCGGGAGACCCCCGCTATCCACCGTTTTGTCCAGGTCTGACTGTAGCACTCAGAATCCTGCCCCCATCAGTTTCACCAGCAGCAGTGTTAGCCAGAATCTTCGAGGGGTACCTCCACTGGTAATGTTCCCAGAATTTTTGAGAAATGGGGATCCAGTGTCATCACAATTAGTTGGAGCCTCGGGGTCCTGGATTAAGAATTCTACTCTTATTAGTACTATACCCGGTACTTACGTAGGGGTGGCGAACCCAGTGCCTGCCTCTCTGTTGTTGAACAAAGACTCTAGCTTGAGCCTTAGCACAGACTCCAGACATTTGGCAAAGCAGGAGCCGATCTCGATCATTGACCAGGGAGAGCCAAAGAACTCAGGGTCATGCGGCAAGAAAAATAGCCAGACCGGTGTAGATGGCCAGCAGTCCACGGAGAAGCGACATCTTCACGCACGTCCTACCGCAGTAAACTCTCTGTGTTCTTCAAAGGACTGGACGTTACCTGGACACGGGACGGTGCACCCAAAGTGTCCCTTAAATGGGAAGCCCAGCAATTCTCAGGTTCTGCCAGTTACTTGGTCTCCATACCATCAGACGTCAGTGCTCTCCATAGGCATCCCAGCCACAGGCACACTCCATCCTAACCAAGGATCTCATCAGAGACTTCCCATGGGTGAGTTCACTCTCTATTCCAGCATTCTTCCAGCAGAATCCAAGGTGGCACCTCCAAAAAGTCTAGGAGATACTAGTACTCAGCAGAAAAGTACGACAACGCCAGCGGCAGCCCACGAACCTGACCTGCTGGCCAAAGCAAGGACATGTGACTCTGTTTCTAAGCCTCGGAAATCTCACGTAAACAAAACTTTACTTGCACCAAAACCTGCCGCAGGAAACGCTGCTTTATACCTTCAGCCAGGCCTGCCTGACAAAGCGGACGGCAATGCGGAGGGTCGGCAGGGGACTGAAGGGAGCGCCGCTTTAAATAAGCTTCCTGAAAAGCAGAATTGCAAAGAGGACAAGATCCGACCACCAAAGCTGAGTTGCAGTCGAAAGGCGTTTGGGGACACAAAGCCGAAAAACAAAGTTCTGGCCTCCTATATGACTAATGACCCGCTGGCCGTGGCTCAGAGAAAGGACAGCGGTCACATCTTCCCTTTATTGAGTCAGGAGAGTAACAAAAAGGACGCAAAGAGCGATGTCTCACAGGATCAGCCTGGGCATCGCAAGCGCGGCCACAAAAAAGCACATGCCCCCGTGGACACTCAGCCTTGTGTGCAGGAGGTAGACTTGAGCAAAGTCAAAATCGAGAGGGTGGACGATGATGAGAACTTTGGCTGTTTGCCATCCTTTAACAGTGCATCATGGTCGCCTGTGGAAATTCCACCCATCACCAAAGTTAAGGCTAAGGTTAAGAAAGAACCAGGTTTACGAGGTCGGGGGAAGCGTCTGGAGGAGGTCACACCAACCAAGCCAGCACCACAGAAGTCTAAGtgtaaagtaaaagaaaaagaagaaaacctGGAGAAAAGTTTACAGGAACCTCCGAAGAAAAAG GGCAAGAAACAACAGTCTGTCACCAGCCTTGAGAAGAAAGAACATACAAGCCCGAAATCCCAGAAAGAGCCAGCAGGCACCAAAGTCAGGAGGCAGAGGAGAAGAGCCATAAAGAGTGAGCCTTTGGATCCAGAATTAGACCCAG CCACGCCAGAGAGAAAATCCAAAAACAGCTTCAAAGACTTCATCCCAGTCGTCTTAAAGAGCCGAACTCGCAGTCAGACAG GGATTTATGGATTTCAAGACATCGCCTCCCCACTTGTGGACACTTTGCGaactgaggaagaggaggaggaagcgtTAGACGAAGCGTGTGCCCCTTATAAGAGAAGGAAGCTGAGGAAGAACTGCAGACCAGGCCGGCCACGCAAATTCACAGTCATCAAACAGGAACCAGAGCCCGAATTTATCAGCCCCGTAATACAGGACTCCTGGGAACTCTCCAGCAGAGGTCTAGACACTGGGAAAGCGGCCATCTTGGAGCAGGACGACAATGGGGAAGAGGATGGCACATTACGGCGGAGAAAAAGGCGGAGGAAGAAGAACAGTAAATACCAAAATGGGGAATATCTAACGgaaaaagaggaagaggaggttTCTCAGTACTACTGTAGGAGAAGGGCCAGGACAG ATTTCCGGAAAAGGAAATTATCACCAGACCAAGCCGGCGAGATCCTGAGGAGTAACCAGCGACAGACCGATCTCCGAAACAGCTCCTTCAGAGGGAGCCTCGAGGACTCCTTACAGATCCTAGAGAAACCTTCTGGAAAGCGCAAGTGCAAGACCAAACATCTAGGAGGCAGCACAGATGAGGAGGCCAAG GGAAGAGGCAGACGGAGCAGCTTGTCTCCCAAAAGCACCCCCACCAAATCTCCGAGGAAGAACTATGAACCAGGAACCCCCTGCCGGTCTCGTCGTACCAATAGCTTTGGCTCGTGTGACCAGAATATGCCTCCAGAAGCCAGGAGACTAATCGTGAATAAAAACGCTGGGGAGACCCTGCTACAAAGGGCAGCACGACTGGGATACAAG GACGTTGTGTTGTATTGCCTGCAGCGAGATCAGGGTGACATCAACCACAGGGATAACGCAGGGTACACAGCCCTACATGAAGCTTGTGCACGCGGCTGGACGTCCATCTTACAGATTCTGCTGGAGAACGGAGCAAATGTGAACTGCAGCGCACAGGATGGGACCAG GCCCATCCACGACGCTGTGGTCAATGACAACCTGGAAACCGTATGGCTTCTGCTCTCCTATGGTGCGGACCCAACGCTTGCTACGTACTCCGGACAGACGCCTATGAAGCTGGCCAGTAGCGAAGCCATGAGGACGTTTCTAAGTG ATTACCTCTCCGATCTGCGAGGACGTTCTGATGGAGACCCTCGAGCATCCTGGGACTTCTATAGCAGCTCTGTATTAG ATCCTAAAGATGAGATTGGCCATGACATCCTTCTGGACACTTCTGAGACttctaaggaggaggaggaggaaggggagaaGCAAGAGGAAGACAACTTTTTGTTTGAGTTTTCGGACACACCACTCATTTCCTGCTACAACCTGCACGTCTCACTAACCAGCGG GCCAAGTAACTGGTTCCTTGTGTCTGACGTCCTGAAGAAGCTGAAGCTCTCCTCCCGGATATTCCAAGCTCGATATCCCAACTTTGAAATTGCCAGCATGCAAAAGAAGGAGTTCACCAGACAGGTGTTTAGCAGCCAGATCCTCACGCCCGCCGAGGGAATGGACCTGTGGCCGCAGGACAGTGGAGAAATGGTAGAGCTAGTGAAATACGAACCCGAACTGATCCGGCTCCTGGGCTCCGCTGTGGAATTCCAGTGCGTGAACAGCTGA
- the BCORL1 gene encoding BCL-6 corepressor-like protein 1 isoform X1: MISAAPLYGGVHNWTSADRVRMCGINEDRRTTLSDEESKSSSAQHLGSEERCVSSVLSKVDLLPATNQSDALMLQDVGATQVETGQKPEDKPPDRSEPEPAGAIPSSKVCNNVSPPEGKAATNVSENSIQAASSRHSKKAEPARTAVQEKAAGPEHPAAQTTDADSSGKQKTILGPGLQIAGQPVDTSHAVVSSGFPFTMSRICFSTTQVPNVQKLPLSFTSGAVLTPSQPLVYIPPPSCGQPLSVTTLPTTFGVTSTLTLPIMPTCLTDLQSHAFASTLGRPLTTDPKVVPAELNKPATTAAPTVSLTNSNSMTSTADSSSICTDTSPSTLSAVQTLSAHPTLPVVSVNPVSLASYSRTPNLEPQNDSSSSSSSSVSPLKSPPQLEREMISPQDSYEMPLDLSSKSHRHKHAPPNQRKTPPMPVLTPVHTSGRPPLSTVLSRSDCSTQNPAPISFTSSSVSQNLRGVPPLVMFPEFLRNGDPVSSQLVGASGSWIKNSTLISTIPGTYVGVANPVPASLLLNKDSSLSLSTDSRHLAKQEPISIIDQGEPKNSGSCGKKNSQTGVDGQQSTEKRHLHARPTAVNSLCSSKDWTLPGHGTVHPKCPLNGKPSNSQVLPVTWSPYHQTSVLSIGIPATGTLHPNQGSHQRLPMGEFTLYSSILPAESKVAPPKSLGDTSTQQKSTTTPAAAHEPDLLAKARTCDSVSKPRKSHVNKTLLAPKPAAGNAALYLQPGLPDKADGNAEGRQGTEGSAALNKLPEKQNCKEDKIRPPKLSCSRKAFGDTKPKNKVLASYMTNDPLAVAQRKDSGHIFPLLSQESNKKDAKSDVSQDQPGHRKRGHKKAHAPVDTQPCVQEVDLSKVKIERVDDDENFGCLPSFNSASWSPVEIPPITKVKAKVKKEPGLRGRGKRLEEVTPTKPAPQKSKCKVKEKEENLEKSLQEPPKKKGKKQQSVTSLEKKEHTSPKSQKEPAGTKVRRQRRRAIKSEPLDPELDPGIYGFQDIASPLVDTLRTEEEEEEALDEACAPYKRRKLRKNCRPGRPRKFTVIKQEPEPEFISPVIQDSWELSSRGLDTGKAAILEQDDNGEEDGTLRRRKRRRKKNSKYQNGEYLTEKEEEEVSQYYCRRRARTDFRKRKLSPDQAGEILRSNQRQTDLRNSSFRGSLEDSLQILEKPSGKRKCKTKHLGGSTDEEAKGRGRRSSLSPKSTPTKSPRKNYEPGTPCRSRRTNSFGSCDQNMPPEARRLIVNKNAGETLLQRAARLGYKDVVLYCLQRDQGDINHRDNAGYTALHEACARGWTSILQILLENGANVNCSAQDGTRPIHDAVVNDNLETVWLLLSYGADPTLATYSGQTPMKLASSEAMRTFLSDYLSDLRGRSDGDPRASWDFYSSSVLDPKDEIGHDILLDTSETSKEEEEEGEKQEEDNFLFEFSDTPLISCYNLHVSLTSGPSNWFLVSDVLKKLKLSSRIFQARYPNFEIASMQKKEFTRQVFSSQILTPAEGMDLWPQDSGEMVELVKYEPELIRLLGSAVEFQCVNS, translated from the exons ATGATATCGGCTGCCCCGCTCTATGGTGGTGTGCACAACTGGACCAGCGCCGACCGTGTGCGTATGTGCGGCATCAACGAGGACAG GAGGACTACACTGTCTGATGAGGAGTCAAAGTCTAGCAGTGCCCAGCACCTGGGGTCTGAAGAGCGTTGTGTGAGCAGTGTCCTCTCCAAG GTGGATTTATTACCTGCAACCAACCAAAGTGATGCCCTGATGCTGCAGGACGTTGGTGCTACACAGGTGGAAACTGGGCAAAAACCGGAGGACAAACCGCCAGACCGCAGCGAGCCAGAGCCGGCAGGCGCTATCCCATCGTCTAAAGTGTGTAATAATGTATCACCACCTGAGGGCAAAGCAGCCACCAACGTGTCTGAGAACTCTATCCAAGCAGCTTCAAGCAGACACAGTAAAAAAGCAGAACCTGCAAGGACTGCAGTGCAAGAGAAGGCCGCAGGGCCGGAACACCCCGCTGCCCAGACTACCGATGCAGACTCTTCTGGAAAGCAAAAGACTATCCTGGGCCCTGGATTACAAATCGCAGGTCAACCTGTAGACACCTCACATGCTGTTGTTTCCTCTGGGTTTCCCTTCACTATGAGCAGAATCTGCTTTTCCACCACTCAGGTCCCTAATGTGCAGAAGCTTCCTCTGTCCTTCACCTCTGGTGCCGTTTTGACACCAAGCCAACCCCTAGTTTACATCCCACcccccagctgtggacagccccTCAGTGTAACTACCTTACCGACCACATTTGGAGTGACGTCAACTCTAACCCTTCCCATCATGCCCACCTGCTTGACAGATCTGCAGTCACACGCTTTTGCTTCAACTCTGGGAAGGCCGTTGACCACTGACCCCAAAGTGGTCCCTGCAGAGTTGAATAAACCAGCGACGACGGCGGCTCCTACTGTCTCACTCACCAACAGCAATAGTATGACTTCTACAGCGGACAGTTCTTCCATCTGCACTGATACATCCCCCTCCACCCTGTCGGCCGTACAGACTCTCTCTGCACACCCCACCCTTCCAGTTGTCAGTGTGAACCCTGTCTCTCTCGCTTCCTATTCCAGAACTCCTAACCTAGAACCGCAGAAcgattcctcctcctcttcatcgtCTTCTGTCTCTCCATTAAAGTCCCCTCCACAGCTCGAAAGGGAGATGATCTCTCCCCAAGACTCTTATGAAATGCCTTTGGATTTGTCCTCTAAGTCTCACCGCCATAAACATGCTCCACCTAACCAACGTAAAACTCCACCCATGCCAGTGTTAACCCCAGTGCATACCAGCGGGAGACCCCCGCTATCCACCGTTTTGTCCAGGTCTGACTGTAGCACTCAGAATCCTGCCCCCATCAGTTTCACCAGCAGCAGTGTTAGCCAGAATCTTCGAGGGGTACCTCCACTGGTAATGTTCCCAGAATTTTTGAGAAATGGGGATCCAGTGTCATCACAATTAGTTGGAGCCTCGGGGTCCTGGATTAAGAATTCTACTCTTATTAGTACTATACCCGGTACTTACGTAGGGGTGGCGAACCCAGTGCCTGCCTCTCTGTTGTTGAACAAAGACTCTAGCTTGAGCCTTAGCACAGACTCCAGACATTTGGCAAAGCAGGAGCCGATCTCGATCATTGACCAGGGAGAGCCAAAGAACTCAGGGTCATGCGGCAAGAAAAATAGCCAGACCGGTGTAGATGGCCAGCAGTCCACGGAGAAGCGACATCTTCACGCACGTCCTACCGCAGTAAACTCTCTGTGTTCTTCAAAGGACTGGACGTTACCTGGACACGGGACGGTGCACCCAAAGTGTCCCTTAAATGGGAAGCCCAGCAATTCTCAGGTTCTGCCAGTTACTTGGTCTCCATACCATCAGACGTCAGTGCTCTCCATAGGCATCCCAGCCACAGGCACACTCCATCCTAACCAAGGATCTCATCAGAGACTTCCCATGGGTGAGTTCACTCTCTATTCCAGCATTCTTCCAGCAGAATCCAAGGTGGCACCTCCAAAAAGTCTAGGAGATACTAGTACTCAGCAGAAAAGTACGACAACGCCAGCGGCAGCCCACGAACCTGACCTGCTGGCCAAAGCAAGGACATGTGACTCTGTTTCTAAGCCTCGGAAATCTCACGTAAACAAAACTTTACTTGCACCAAAACCTGCCGCAGGAAACGCTGCTTTATACCTTCAGCCAGGCCTGCCTGACAAAGCGGACGGCAATGCGGAGGGTCGGCAGGGGACTGAAGGGAGCGCCGCTTTAAATAAGCTTCCTGAAAAGCAGAATTGCAAAGAGGACAAGATCCGACCACCAAAGCTGAGTTGCAGTCGAAAGGCGTTTGGGGACACAAAGCCGAAAAACAAAGTTCTGGCCTCCTATATGACTAATGACCCGCTGGCCGTGGCTCAGAGAAAGGACAGCGGTCACATCTTCCCTTTATTGAGTCAGGAGAGTAACAAAAAGGACGCAAAGAGCGATGTCTCACAGGATCAGCCTGGGCATCGCAAGCGCGGCCACAAAAAAGCACATGCCCCCGTGGACACTCAGCCTTGTGTGCAGGAGGTAGACTTGAGCAAAGTCAAAATCGAGAGGGTGGACGATGATGAGAACTTTGGCTGTTTGCCATCCTTTAACAGTGCATCATGGTCGCCTGTGGAAATTCCACCCATCACCAAAGTTAAGGCTAAGGTTAAGAAAGAACCAGGTTTACGAGGTCGGGGGAAGCGTCTGGAGGAGGTCACACCAACCAAGCCAGCACCACAGAAGTCTAAGtgtaaagtaaaagaaaaagaagaaaacctGGAGAAAAGTTTACAGGAACCTCCGAAGAAAAAG GGCAAGAAACAACAGTCTGTCACCAGCCTTGAGAAGAAAGAACATACAAGCCCGAAATCCCAGAAAGAGCCAGCAGGCACCAAAGTCAGGAGGCAGAGGAGAAGAGCCATAAAGAGTGAGCCTTTGGATCCAGAATTAGACCCAG GGATTTATGGATTTCAAGACATCGCCTCCCCACTTGTGGACACTTTGCGaactgaggaagaggaggaggaagcgtTAGACGAAGCGTGTGCCCCTTATAAGAGAAGGAAGCTGAGGAAGAACTGCAGACCAGGCCGGCCACGCAAATTCACAGTCATCAAACAGGAACCAGAGCCCGAATTTATCAGCCCCGTAATACAGGACTCCTGGGAACTCTCCAGCAGAGGTCTAGACACTGGGAAAGCGGCCATCTTGGAGCAGGACGACAATGGGGAAGAGGATGGCACATTACGGCGGAGAAAAAGGCGGAGGAAGAAGAACAGTAAATACCAAAATGGGGAATATCTAACGgaaaaagaggaagaggaggttTCTCAGTACTACTGTAGGAGAAGGGCCAGGACAG ATTTCCGGAAAAGGAAATTATCACCAGACCAAGCCGGCGAGATCCTGAGGAGTAACCAGCGACAGACCGATCTCCGAAACAGCTCCTTCAGAGGGAGCCTCGAGGACTCCTTACAGATCCTAGAGAAACCTTCTGGAAAGCGCAAGTGCAAGACCAAACATCTAGGAGGCAGCACAGATGAGGAGGCCAAG GGAAGAGGCAGACGGAGCAGCTTGTCTCCCAAAAGCACCCCCACCAAATCTCCGAGGAAGAACTATGAACCAGGAACCCCCTGCCGGTCTCGTCGTACCAATAGCTTTGGCTCGTGTGACCAGAATATGCCTCCAGAAGCCAGGAGACTAATCGTGAATAAAAACGCTGGGGAGACCCTGCTACAAAGGGCAGCACGACTGGGATACAAG GACGTTGTGTTGTATTGCCTGCAGCGAGATCAGGGTGACATCAACCACAGGGATAACGCAGGGTACACAGCCCTACATGAAGCTTGTGCACGCGGCTGGACGTCCATCTTACAGATTCTGCTGGAGAACGGAGCAAATGTGAACTGCAGCGCACAGGATGGGACCAG GCCCATCCACGACGCTGTGGTCAATGACAACCTGGAAACCGTATGGCTTCTGCTCTCCTATGGTGCGGACCCAACGCTTGCTACGTACTCCGGACAGACGCCTATGAAGCTGGCCAGTAGCGAAGCCATGAGGACGTTTCTAAGTG ATTACCTCTCCGATCTGCGAGGACGTTCTGATGGAGACCCTCGAGCATCCTGGGACTTCTATAGCAGCTCTGTATTAG ATCCTAAAGATGAGATTGGCCATGACATCCTTCTGGACACTTCTGAGACttctaaggaggaggaggaggaaggggagaaGCAAGAGGAAGACAACTTTTTGTTTGAGTTTTCGGACACACCACTCATTTCCTGCTACAACCTGCACGTCTCACTAACCAGCGG GCCAAGTAACTGGTTCCTTGTGTCTGACGTCCTGAAGAAGCTGAAGCTCTCCTCCCGGATATTCCAAGCTCGATATCCCAACTTTGAAATTGCCAGCATGCAAAAGAAGGAGTTCACCAGACAGGTGTTTAGCAGCCAGATCCTCACGCCCGCCGAGGGAATGGACCTGTGGCCGCAGGACAGTGGAGAAATGGTAGAGCTAGTGAAATACGAACCCGAACTGATCCGGCTCCTGGGCTCCGCTGTGGAATTCCAGTGCGTGAACAGCTGA